Proteins co-encoded in one Deltaproteobacteria bacterium genomic window:
- a CDS encoding sigma-70 family RNA polymerase sigma factor, whose amino-acid sequence MNEGAKAGIPDEALIRATLGGDEEAFRALMERYKGRAFGVAVGIVGDGDDALDVVQESFVKAFYKLKEFRFGSNFYTWFYRLLVNQAIDRWRKSARSAEVPLEENWLSEDASPPDSFAYPRTPEELAQNRELGEALQRAIAALPEYHRAVILLREVDGMAYEEIAESMGCSVGTVMSRLHYARGKLKEALGGHRKG is encoded by the coding sequence ATGAACGAGGGGGCGAAGGCGGGCATCCCGGACGAGGCGTTGATCCGCGCGACCCTCGGCGGCGACGAGGAGGCGTTCCGGGCGCTCATGGAGCGGTACAAGGGAAGGGCGTTCGGCGTCGCGGTGGGGATCGTCGGCGACGGGGACGACGCGCTGGACGTGGTGCAGGAGTCGTTCGTAAAGGCGTTCTACAAGTTGAAGGAGTTCCGGTTCGGATCGAACTTCTACACCTGGTTCTACCGCCTCCTCGTGAACCAGGCGATCGACCGTTGGAGGAAGTCCGCCCGGTCGGCGGAGGTGCCGCTCGAGGAGAATTGGCTTTCGGAGGATGCGTCGCCTCCCGATTCGTTCGCGTACCCGAGGACTCCCGAGGAGCTCGCCCAGAACCGGGAGCTGGGAGAGGCGCTGCAGAGGGCCATCGCGGCCCTCCCGGAGTACCACCGGGCGGTCATCCTCCTCCGGGAAGTGGACGGGATGGCGTACGAGGAGATCGCGGAGTCCATGGGGTGTTCGGTAGGGACGGTGATGTCCCGTCTCCATTACGCCCGCGGGAAGCTAAAGGAAGCCTTGGGCGGGCACAGGAAAGGGTAG